Within Malus domestica chromosome 04, GDT2T_hap1, the genomic segment AATATTGTCCACAAAAACATAACTTTAAAGCTACTGTTTGGATGGTCCTCCATTCTGCTTCATGTCATCACGCCATCACTTGTAACCTCCCTTCAACTCTTCCTCCATCAACATCATCAACTCTTTGTTCGTATCATCATCAAGAGTATACTTACACTATTACACATatatggaaataattaattccaacatataacaaaaaaatgtcacaaaattaattattcatCCATCAACAGTATAATTACTAATAATTGATCCATCACTGCCTTCTTCACATTCTCGGGCACATATTTCCAAGAATGCCACTCAGCAGTAGgacaattattttgaatggctACACCTATCACATGCGCGAACTCCACATGTTACCTCAGATCATACGAGTTGGCGGGCACGCTCTGATCCCGATTTTTATCATCCATCCTCGCACGAACagaattgtgaagaataaggagaGCAGAATTGCATATTTAAAGGAAGGTTAGGGCCTTTGTGCGACGAAGTCTTTGTCGCGTAAACCTTGGGCGATGAACATCGTCGTCTTGCAAACATCTGCAATAAATACAATATTGATTCCTTAGATTCACATGCACTGAATGGTTTgactaaaaactaacaataaTTTGCGCGACGAATCCTTTGTTGGGCAAAGGTCCCCTGCTTCGTCACTCATGTTTTTCGCGTCAAAAAAATTATCCCATGTTTTTCCTACTGACTTTGCATGATGACAATGAATGTTTGTCGCACGAAGTATTCATGCGTGACTAAtttcttcgtcgcgcaaaataatttttttttccttcattttttgtgCGACAATACTGTGTTTTGGTCACGCAAGTTGTTTTTCCTACTAGTGTCATTCAACGAGCTCTTAAAGGTACTGAGACATAGACTAGATATATACATGAAATAACTTGAAAATCACCAGTATCAAATACATTCTAGTGTTTTTGCTTTTGCAAGAGTTTGAAGTTTGGACGTTGAATTTACCGTTCGTCTCATATTCTTTATTATTATTGCTTCCCACCCTTTCGGGTCATATGCCATGGTGCTTAACCCAACATCGATGTTGTTACACAAACTAAAACttgcaatttaaaattttgtcaaGTCGTAAACAGTAATCTAGATTCTACTTCAGAAGTTGATTGTTCATTAATACCTTACTGAAATTGTGTATAAAGAATTCGAATCAGACAAATAATTGTAGGATAacttaaaaaccaaataaaagaATAGAATATATGTGACCTTGAAGGACGACCGACCAAatattaaatttcataattccACTTCACTGTACTACTCCCATATAACATATAaacatccccccccccccccacacacacacaaaaaccaCAAACAACCTCTTGCAACGTCACCACCTTAAAAAAAACTCACTTCATTTCAtctcctcccccccccccccctctctctctctctctctagtttctCTCTCTAGCCATTGCTAAAGACATTGAGGTTGGAAGTGGGAACCCAGCCAAGGACTACCAGGATCCTCCGCCGGCGCCGCTGATTGACCCAGAGGAGCTAGGGAAGTGGTCATTCTACAGAGCCATCATAGCTGAGTTTATTGCCACCCTCTTGTTTTTGTACGTCACTGTGCTCACTGTGATTGGTTACAAGCAACAGACTGACACTACCCTAAATGGAAACCAATGTGGTGGAGTTGGCATTCATGGTATTGCTTGGGCCTTTGGTGGCATGATCTTTGTCCTTGTTTATTGCACTGCTGGCATCTCTGGTGGGTTTTATTTCGATCTTAAACAAATATCCTCTCCTTCTCTAACCCattaattatttttcaagaaTTAAGTAAAACCTATGTAGTGAGTCATTTTTTGGTCTAACTAAAACATCACGCGCTGATGCAGTGTTGTCCACCTAAAGTTGTCCACATAATGTTATCATTAGATGGATTAGTCATACCACGTCACttacacacaaaaaaattaatttgaatctcTAACATTATTGACATCCAAACGTGGTGCGCCTAGTCCACTCAAATTGTAAGTTCATGTAGTTAGTCTAAGTAGTGAGAAATGATAGAGTAATGAATTATAATTAAGGGTTGAATGAATAAGTAGCACCTGTCACACACTAAGGGCTGGTtattactgtgctttgaaaaaaaactgctgtgagaataagcggttgtgctatgagaataagcggctgtgaaataaattagcagagtgtttggtaaacttttttgtaaaattgcttttggaaaaaaaaaaacagtctgatagtggttcttttcattaaaggagcactgtagctccgtgtgctttgaaaaaaaaagccagttttccaaagctgcaaatagcaacttcagctttttcctttgatttcagcttattctcacagcagctcccaaaataagccattttttttcagtttaccaaacacctaaaaccctcacagctttttttcatgggtgcttttttttaagcacctccctcccaaaccacccctaagttATAATCTAAGTGAATTAGTAACACCAGATCGGTTACTCACTAAAACATATTCGAGTTAGCATCCAACTTATGGTTTACTAATATGTGCATTTTTTGTATGCAGGGGGCATATAAACCCTGCAGTCACATTTGGGCTGTTTTTGACAAGGAAGGTGTCACTGATG encodes:
- the LOC103408333 gene encoding aquaporin PIP2-1-like: MPLSSRTIILNGYTYHMRELHMLPQIIRVGGHALIPIFIIHPRTNRIVKNKESRIAYLKEVSFNELLKFLSLAIAKDIEVGSGNPAKDYQDPPPAPLIDPEELGKWSFYRAIIAEFIATLLFLYVTVLTVIGYKQQTDTTLNGNQCGGVGIHGIAWAFGGMIFVLVYCTAGISGGGHINPAVTFGLFLTRKVSLMRAILYMVAQSLGAICGVGLVKAFQSAYYTKYGGGANKLADGYSTGTGLGAEIVGTFVLVYTVLSATDPELKARNSYVPVLAPLPIGFAVFIVHLATIPITGTGIARPSINPARSFGAAVIYNNDKVWNDQWIFWVGPFIGATIAALHYQYILRAGAVKTLSSLRSSSNR